In Dehalococcoidales bacterium, the sequence AGATGCGCTGCAGCATAGGGTTCCTCTCGCTGCCCCGCCAGTAGGCACCGGCAATACCGGTCAGCTTGAAAGCACCGACCTTCCCGCTCGAAGCGACATGGGGCCCGCGGCACATATCGGTGAACGAACCCTGCCGGTACACGGTAACCTTCTCTTCCGGCAACTCGTCGATAAGCTCCAGCTTGTACGGCTGGTCGGCAAACAGCTCCCGCGCACTCTCTTTGGTGACCTCCTCCATTGTAAAGACCTCATCAGCAGCCACGATGTCCTTAATCCTGGCCTCGATAACCGGCAGGTCTTCCGGAGTCAGCGTCCGCGGCAGGTCAAAATCGTAGTAAAAGCCGTCTTCGATGGTCGGCCCGATGCCGAACTTGGCCTCGGGGAACATGGACTGGACCGCCTCCGCCATCATGTGAGCGGTCGAATGGCGCATCATGTCCAGCGCTTCGTCTACGCCTGATTTCGTTTTCCTGTCAGGTACCATTATCAGGATTCTCCATGCATGAAAAGAAAACCCCCCGCCCTGGCCGGAGACGAAAGGCATAACACTTGATTATACCAGCCGCAAGCTCGCAGTGCAATTGCGCACTCACTGGATAGTACCACCGGCGGCCTCTCGGCCAGGGTCTGCAGGCATATTGACAGGGCAGGCTCTCGTGTGATACAGTCCGGATATGCAAGACACTATCACCTCTCAAGGACTGTATTATTGGTACTATGCATTTCCAGTGCGCACCGGGTGCGCTTGGGAGGTGTTGGTACGGCCGGACGTGTAATGCGATAGGCCCGGACCGCAGGAAAGCTTAAAAGAACCCTCTCAAGCAGAGGGTTCTTTTCTTTTAGGACTATAAACAGCAACGCCGGCAGTGGAGGATACCGATGATTATCATGAAGAGCGAAGCCACCAAAGAAGAGGTCGCCAACGTAGTAGAAGAAATCAAGAAGTACGGGCTCAGGGCGGATGTCTCCAGGGGGGCCTACAGGACCGTAATCGGGCTGGTGGGAGACGAGAGTAAGATACCGTTTTCCCACTTTGCCGTTCTACCCGGAGTAAAGGAGGCATTCATGGTGGAAACACCCTACAAGCTAATCAGCCGTGAGTACGCCGGTATGTCCGGGCCGGATATCGAGAACCGGGTCGTCAAGGTGGGTGACGTCGAAATCGGGGGGAGTGAACCGGTATTCATCGCCGGGCCCTGCGCTGTAGAGAGTAAGGAGCAGCTCTTCCGGATTGCCGAGGGTGTGAAGAAAGCCGGGGCTCACATACTCAGAGGCGGTATCTTCAAGCCGCGGAGCTCGGTGCACTCCTTCCAGGGGCTCGGTGCCAGCGGTGAAGAAGGTGCACAGCAGGCCTTGGGATGGCTGCGTGAAGCCGGGGATACCTTCGGGATGCCCGTGGTGACTGAAATCCGTGGCGAAGGACAGGTCGACCTGATTGCGGAGTACGTGGACCTGATACAGATAGGGGCCAGGAACATGTACGACCAGGACCTGATTACCAAGGTCGCACGGAAGCAGAAACCCATCCTTTACAAGAGACACTTCGGGGCCGGTATCGAAGAGTTTCTCTCCTTTACCGAGTACATGGTGGCCGAGGAAAACAAGGATATCATACTGTGTGAAAGGGGAATATTGCCCCTGGGCAAAGGCAAGAGCTACTCCAGATACACCCTTGACGTGACCGCGGTACCGGTCATACGCAGGGAGACCTACCTGCCGATAATGGTCGACCCCAGTCATGCGGCCGGACGGCGCGACCTTATTTTCGACCTTAGCTGCGCCAGCATTGCTGCAGGTGCATGCGGGCTGATAATTGAGGTACACTATAACCCGGTGGAGGCTCTGGTTGACGGCCAGCAGCAGATAACGCCCGATGAGCTTGAGGAAGTCATCATTGCCTGCCGCGGGGTGCACGAAGCGGTCAAACACAGTAAGAACCGGGACTAGGTGACGTGGGATGAGAACGGTCAGGGTAAGGCTGGAAACCACCGGTTACGACATCCACATCGGCCCCGGACTACTCGCCAGGACCGGGGACTGGCTGAAGGAGCTCGGCTTCGGGGACAGGCTGGCAATCATCACCGACTCTACAGTCAGGAGATTGTACGGCGATACGCTGGTACATAGCCTGTCTGCGGCCGGCTTCAATGTGACTGTACTGGCAGGTCCGGAGGGAGAGGATGAGAAATCCCTGGAGACCGCCGGCAGGCTCTACCAGGAACTGACCGGCTCCTTCGCGGAGAGGATGACGCCCATATTGGCCCTGGGTGGTGGTGTCATCGGGGACGTGGCCGGGTTTGTCGCCGCCACCTACCTGCGTGGTGTGCCCCTGGTGCACCTGCCGACGACCCTTCTCGCCCAGGCCGATAGCAGTATTGGCGGCAAGACCGGCGTAGACCACGGCCGGC encodes:
- the aroF gene encoding 3-deoxy-7-phosphoheptulonate synthase — its product is MIIMKSEATKEEVANVVEEIKKYGLRADVSRGAYRTVIGLVGDESKIPFSHFAVLPGVKEAFMVETPYKLISREYAGMSGPDIENRVVKVGDVEIGGSEPVFIAGPCAVESKEQLFRIAEGVKKAGAHILRGGIFKPRSSVHSFQGLGASGEEGAQQALGWLREAGDTFGMPVVTEIRGEGQVDLIAEYVDLIQIGARNMYDQDLITKVARKQKPILYKRHFGAGIEEFLSFTEYMVAEENKDIILCERGILPLGKGKSYSRYTLDVTAVPVIRRETYLPIMVDPSHAAGRRDLIFDLSCASIAAGACGLIIEVHYNPVEALVDGQQQITPDELEEVIIACRGVHEAVKHSKNRD